A genomic window from Salvia miltiorrhiza cultivar Shanhuang (shh) chromosome 5, IMPLAD_Smil_shh, whole genome shotgun sequence includes:
- the LOC131025439 gene encoding probable WRKY transcription factor 75: protein MLAPIYQFPINISSSSSSIKQKQSLSTYMEDDRRIVDELECSSSSMMMMKSAEKKGSMEKKSRKPRFAFQTRSQVDILDDGYRWRKYGQKAVKNNTFPRSYYRCTHQGCNVKKQIQRLSKDEGIVVTTYEGMHSHPIQNSTDNFEHILTQMQIYSSF, encoded by the exons ATGCTTGCACCAATATACCAATTTCCCATTAatatatcttcttcttcttcttcaatcaaACAAAAACAATCTCTCTCGACATATATGGAGGATGATCGAAGAATAGTAGATGAATTGGAGTGTTCATCGTcatcgatgatgatgatgaaatcTGCAGAGAAAAAGGGGTCCATGGAGAAGAAGTCGAGGAAACCTAGGTTTGCTTTTCAGACAAGAAGTCAAGTGGATATACTGGATGATGGTTATAGATGGAGGAAATATGGTCAGAAGGCAGTCAAGAACAACACATTCCCAAG AAGTTATTACCGTTGCACACATCAAGGTTGCAATGTTAAAAAGCAAATCCAGAGGCTGTCCAAAGATGAAGGGATCGTAGTCACGACCTACGAAGGGATGCATTCCCATCCCATTCAAAACTCCACCGACAATTTCGAGCACATTCTCACTCAGATGCAAATCTACTCTTCCTTCTAA